One genomic segment of Synechocystis sp. LKSZ1 includes these proteins:
- a CDS encoding PilN domain-containing protein — protein MYSLDVNFLKDRREDSSKLAATGTTIVSQTKDVKEQIPIYIGAAVLVILPALAGLATLVVGWQQSMTEQNIQELDTELTRITAQNKKIQEVNAKAAAIHEEVNGLIGVFDQVKPWSAILQDITDQTPAGVQISNIQQAGQQLTLNGFASNYSALNDFVLTLQNSQFFKADQTKLLTANEAPFPVVGENTVTEGAPANNPTNQPPGQAKEGEPKPTVVIPQGVKYTVQTQLTDTPDQQLMDDLIRKGAPGLVARFKLLEETGALKGPTAPAVAPPPAAPADAAPAPNP, from the coding sequence ATGTATAGTTTAGACGTTAACTTTCTCAAAGACCGCAGGGAAGACAGTTCCAAGCTGGCAGCCACGGGAACGACGATTGTTTCCCAGACCAAGGATGTTAAAGAACAAATTCCTATCTATATCGGTGCAGCTGTGCTGGTGATCCTCCCTGCCTTAGCTGGTTTAGCAACTTTAGTGGTTGGCTGGCAACAAAGCATGACCGAGCAAAACATCCAGGAATTAGATACGGAATTAACTCGTATTACTGCCCAAAACAAGAAAATCCAGGAGGTCAATGCCAAAGCGGCAGCTATTCATGAAGAAGTCAATGGCTTGATCGGCGTATTTGATCAAGTCAAGCCCTGGTCTGCCATCCTGCAAGATATTACCGATCAAACCCCTGCAGGAGTACAGATTAGTAATATTCAACAGGCGGGTCAGCAGTTAACGCTCAATGGCTTTGCTAGTAATTATTCTGCTCTAAATGATTTTGTTTTAACCCTACAAAATTCTCAGTTTTTTAAGGCAGACCAAACTAAGCTTTTGACGGCCAACGAGGCTCCTTTCCCTGTAGTTGGGGAAAACACCGTAACAGAAGGGGCTCCGGCTAATAATCCCACGAATCAACCCCCTGGCCAAGCGAAAGAGGGGGAACCCAAACCGACGGTAGTCATTCCCCAGGGGGTTAAATACACGGTTCAAACCCAGTTAACTGACACTCCTGACCAGCAACTGATGGATGACCTGATTCGCAAAGGAGCCCCCGGCCTGGTTGCTCGCTTCAAGCTTCTAGAGGAAACTGGTGCTCTGAAAGGGCCGACTGCCCCTGCAGTAGCTCCCCCTCCTGCTGCTCCCGCCGATGCGGCCCCAGCCCCCAATCCCTAA
- a CDS encoding pilus assembly protein — MTYTQDYSTTTIIDDFGSESNYPTAFGITFTPKVSGIGLGLLGLFGAGYVLVTFFMPALGKYLELKLDETTKQEQVNQQTQSTLQQKLQEAEGRLQQAEKRRATVLDLYANSNDLKTLLLDVNTLIQSRDLTFLNFLPQGDPVIIGDDSLGAGAKNKLKRQTYQLTIKGPFGNTHNFLRDLERLQPLILIKDLKTDLVQTEIPVNLVQSGNRAELKPQINDTLNTSMTLDVLLPLTPEEIAALAPPPPPPGGAGQAQKPEETPKK; from the coding sequence ATGACCTACACCCAAGACTACTCAACGACCACGATCATTGATGATTTTGGCTCCGAGTCCAACTATCCGACGGCCTTTGGCATTACCTTTACCCCCAAAGTGAGCGGTATTGGCCTAGGCCTACTGGGCCTTTTCGGAGCCGGCTATGTTCTCGTCACTTTCTTCATGCCTGCGTTAGGCAAATATTTAGAACTCAAACTAGATGAGACAACTAAGCAAGAACAAGTTAACCAACAAACCCAAAGTACACTCCAGCAGAAACTCCAGGAAGCAGAGGGCCGTCTTCAGCAGGCAGAAAAACGCCGAGCAACAGTATTAGACCTCTATGCCAACAGTAACGACCTCAAAACTCTATTGCTGGATGTTAATACCCTGATCCAATCCCGTGATCTGACTTTTCTCAATTTTCTGCCCCAGGGGGATCCCGTTATTATTGGGGATGATTCTCTAGGAGCCGGGGCCAAAAATAAACTGAAGCGTCAAACCTATCAGTTGACCATCAAGGGCCCCTTTGGTAATACCCACAATTTCCTTCGCGATCTAGAGCGGCTCCAACCCCTGATTTTGATCAAAGACCTGAAGACTGATTTGGTGCAAACGGAGATTCCCGTCAACCTAGTCCAGAGTGGCAATCGGGCCGAGCTTAAGCCGCAAATTAATGATACCCTGAACACCAGCATGACCCTGGATGTCCTGTTACCCTTAACACCAGAGGAAATTGCTGCCTTAGCGCCACCGCCGCCGCCCCCTGGGGGAGCTGGCCAGGCCCAAAAGCCGGAGGAGACGCCGAAAAAATAA